The following proteins are co-located in the Arctopsyche grandis isolate Sample6627 chromosome 3, ASM5162203v2, whole genome shotgun sequence genome:
- the LOC143909056 gene encoding histone H2A-like, with the protein MSGRGKGGKVKGKAKSRSSRAGLQFPVGRIHRLLRKGNYAERVGAGAPVYLAAVMEYLAAEVLELAGNAARDNKKTRIIPRHLQLAIRNDEELNKLLSGVTIAQGGVLPNIQAVLLPKKTEKKA; encoded by the coding sequence ATGTCCGGCCGTGGTAAAGGAGGCAAGGTGAAGGGAAAGGCAAAGTCGCGCTCCAGCCGAGCTGGTCTGCAGTTCCCCGTGGGCAGGATCCATCGTCTGCTGAGGAAAGGCAATTACGCGGAGCGCGTGGGAGCCGGAGCCCCCGTCTACTTGGCCGCCGTCATGGAATATTTGGCCGCTGAAGTCCTCGAGTTGGCCGGAAACGCCGCTCGCGACAACAAGAAGACCAGAATCATTCCCCGCCATCTCCAACTGGCCATCCGCAACGACGAAGAATTGAACAAATTGCTCTCTGGAGTGACCATCGCTCAAGGAGGCGTCCTGCCCAACATCCAAGCCGTCTTGTTGCCCAAGAAGACCGAAAAGAAGGCATAG
- the LOC143909480 gene encoding histone H2B-like: protein MPPKGSGKAAKKSGGKAQKNISKGDGKKKNKRRRKESYAIYIYKVLKQVHPDTGISSKAMSIMNSFVNDIFERIAAEASRLAHYNKRSTITSREIQTAVRLLLPGELAKHAVSEGTKAVTKYTSSK from the coding sequence ATGCCACCGAAGGGGAGTGGAAAAGCCGCGAAGAAATCTGGAGGCAAGGCCCAGAAGAATATCTCCAAGGGGGATGGAAAGAAGAAGAACAAGCGCAGGAGGAAGGAGAGTTACGCCATCTACATCTACAAGGTGTTGAAGCAGGTGCACCCCGACACCGGCATCTCGTCGAAGGCGATGAGCATCATGAACAGCTTCGTCAACGACATCTTCGAGCGCATCGCAGCCGAGGCTTCTCGTCTCGCCCACTACAACAAGCGCTCCACCATCACTTCTCGCGAAATCCAGACTGCAGTCCGTCTCCTGCTTCCAGGAGAGTTGGCCAAGCACGCCGTCTCTGAAGGCACCAAAGCTGTCACCAAGTACACCAGCTCCAAGTAG
- the LOC143909323 gene encoding histone H1-like: MADTASPVAASPAPVTPAKKSKAAAAAKKPQKKPTHPKTSEMVNNAISDLKERGGSSLQAIKKFISANYKVDTDKLAPFIRKYLKGAVDSGALVRTKGKGAAGSFKLEAKAKGAPAAKKTKAAPKKVAAAAKSPAKAAGRVQKRKPAAAKKTTAAAAKPKKAAAKKTTAAASPAKKAAKSKTPTKAKTTTKPPTKKPKAPKPKKAGIAAKSKAIKRTAAKK; encoded by the coding sequence ATGGCAGACACCGCATCTCCAGTCGCAGCCTCTCCCGCCCCGGTGACTCCGGCCAAGAAGTCCAAAGCCGCAGCCGCCGCCAAGAAGCCTCAGAAGAAGCCCACTCATCCCAAGACCTCGGAAATGGTCAACAACGCTATCTCGGATCTCAAGGAAAGGGGTGGATCCTCACTCCAGGCCATCAAGAAGTTCATCTCGGCCAATTACAAGGTGGACACGGACAAGCTGGCTCCCTTCATCAGAAAGTACCTGAAGGGCGCGGTCGACTCTGGCGCTCTGGTTCGCACCAAAGGCAAAGGCGCTGCTGGAAGTTTCAAACTGGAGGCCAAAGCGAAGGGCGCCCCCGCCGCTAAGAAGACCAAAGCCGCCCCCAAGAAAGTCGCAGCCGCCGCTAAGAGCCCCGCCAAGGCAGCCGGACGCGTGCAGAAGCGCAAACCCGCCGCAGCTAAGAAAACTACAGCCGCAGCAGCCAAGCCCAAGAAAGCCGCTGCCAAGAAAACGACTGCCGCCGCTTCTCCGGCTAAGAAGGCCGCCAAGTCTAAAACCCCCACTAAGGCCAAGACCACCACGAAGCCCCCGACAAAGAAGCCCAAAGCGCCCAAACCCAAGAAGGCCGGAATCGCCGCCAAGAGCAAGGCCATCAAGAGGACGGCCGCTAAGAAGTAA